The window CGCGGGCAATCGTTTGCGCCAAATTCTCCGCCGGGCTCGTTCCGCGCCACAGTCGCTTGATCCAATGCATGGGGACCGGCGCGATAATATCCGGCGCTGGGTCGAACGATTCACTGCGCAGCTTTTCGGCCAGCAGCTTGCCGAGTTGCATCGTCAGCGGCTCGAACGCTGCATGCTTGATCTGCAGCACGGCCTGGCGAGTTCCAAATTGATACAGCCCAAGCGTCTTCGCCGCATCGAAGTGCGGCTTGTTCGCGCGGCACTCGGCGCAGTCGCCTGTCGGGTTCGGTAAATCAGGATAAGGGAGTGCGCACTTCGGACAAAACGACGCCTGTCGCGGCTTGAGTTGATCGCAGCAGGTCGGACAAATCAGCGGGCCGCGAATCTCCGCCACCTCAGCCCCGCACAACAAACACGCCGGCGGAAATAGCAACCCGCCCGCAGTAATTGCGGCATCGGTCAGGCGAGTTTGCAGCCAAGCGAAGGTGTTCATCGTTCCTCACGTTTCGACACATCGTAGCGAACCGCCGTGAAATTTGCGAAACTCACCCCTCTCTCGACCATTTCCTTCAAGGAGACTCACCCATGTTTCGCCTTCCATCAACCTTCCTCGCCGGCCTCGTTCTGCTGGGGCTCGGTGTCGTTTCGACTCTTTCCGCAACTGCCCAGGAGAAAGCCGTGGCTGCTCGAGTTTATGAACTTCGTACTTACACTACGCATCCCGGCCGGTTGCCTGCGCTGAACAAGCGTTTCGCCGATCACACAATGAAGCTGTTTGAAAAGCACGGCATGAAGAACGAAATGTACTGGGTGCCGACCGATCCGAAGCTGGCCGACAACACGCTGATCTACATCATCTCGCACGAGAGCGAAGAAGCCGCGAAGAAATCTTGGGATGCCTTCCGCGCCGATCCCGACTGGGTGAAGGCCCGCGACGCCTCGGAAGCCGACGGCAAGATCGTGCTGAAGGTCGAGTCGGTGTTTATGAAGAAGACGGATTACTCGAAGTAGTTGATTCCCGCGGTTCCCTCTCCTCGGTACTCCGGGGAGAGGTTTAGGGTGAGGGGGGTGAAGCTCAATTGACTCTCCTCTTCGGTTGGCCTACTTCGCAAGAACTCGCCAATACAACTCGCGTATCTGCCGCGTCATCGTTTCATGCCGGAACTGATCGGCGAACCTCCCCTGCCCTGCCCTGCCGAGCTTGGTTCGCAACTCGGCGTCGCCCGCGAGCGCGATGATCGATTGCGCTAAGCCCGCAACGTCGCGCGGCTTCACAAGGAAGCCTGTTTCCGGCAACGTCACTTCGCGAGCACCGTCGACGTCGTAGCTAACAACTGGCTTGCCGGCGATGAGTGCCTGCGGAAGCGCACGGGCCAAGCCTTCACGCAGGCTGGCGTGGACCAGCAGGTCCATCGCGCCGACGTACCGCGGAATCGTCGTCGGTGGCACGAGACCGGTGAACACGAAATGCCGCTGCAGATTTGCGGCGGTGATTTGCTCTTCGAGTGACTTGCGCAAAACGCCGTCGCCGATGAAGACAAACTTCACGCGCGGGTTAGCAGCGACGACTGTTTTGGCAGCGGCGATGACATCGTTGTGACCTTTGAGTTCAAACAGGCGGGCAATCTTGCCGACGACGATGTCTTCGTCAGCGAATCCCAACTCGTGACGAACTTGTGGGCGAGTTTCATTCGCCTTGAGAAACGGCTCCACGTCCATGCCGCTGCTGATTGTGGTGAATTTCTCCCGCGGCGCGACACCCGCGGCGACGAGTTGATCGGTCATGGCATCAGCAACACTAATCAGCGCGTGACAACGCGCGGCCGCAAATTTTTCGCAAGCGCGATAGAACGTTCGCGTTAGCCACGGCTGATAAGGGTAGAACGGCGCGCCGTGAACAGTGTGAACGATCGCCGGTACCTTGAGGGACCAGGCAGCGAGGCGACCGAGGATGCCGGCCTTCGCGCTGTGCGTGTGGACGACGTCGGGTTGAAATTCTGCGAGCACACGGCGAATGGAAAAGTAACTGGCCCAATCTCGCCGTGGATCAATCGCGCGGCAGAGCGAAGGGATCTCCTTCACGGGAACATTGCTGTGCTGTTGTTGCAGCAAATCTCCTTCCGGCCCCAGCGACGGCCCGGTGATCAGCAGCACGTCGTCGCCGTAAAGTTCGATCAGATCGCGGCAGTTGAAGAGCGTGTTCTCTTGTGCGCCGCCGACGATCATGCGGGTGATGATGTGTGCGACTCGCATTTATTCGTCCAGCTGTTCAGCCGCCGCGAGTTCTTCCGGCGTGTGTGTGGGATGAACGACATTCGGATCATCGGCGCCGTCGTATTCGACACCGATAAGAAACAGTCCTTGCGGCGGCGCGGTCATGCCGGCTGCTCGCCGATCTCGGGCTGCGAGGGCCTCGGCAGTGAAACTGATCGGCGCCAGGCCTTTGCCGATCTGCACGAGCGTGCCGACGATATTGCGGACCATGTTGTAGAGAAAACCGTTGGCTTCGACCTCGATCACCACGCGGCTGGTGAGTTCGGCTTCGCGGCGTTCAACGAGCAGATCATAAATGGTTCGCTCGGTCGTCAACCGCATCGAGCCCGTCGACTGGTAGCTTTTGAAATCATGCGTGCCGACAAGTGACTTGGCAGCTTCGGCCATCACGGCGTCATCGAGCGCTTGCCGCACGTGCCAGACAAAGCCGCGAGCGAAAATATCGCGCAGCCGACCATCTTGCACGACATAGCGATAACGCTTGCGGGCCGCATCGCGAATCGCGTGAAAGTCATCCGGAGCGTGTTGCATTTGGCAGACGATAATATCGTCGGGCAATTCCGCGTTGATTCCCTTCCGCAGCACTTCGCACGACAGCTGCGTGTCGATCTTCACACTCACGACCTGGCCGAGCGCATGCACGCCAGCATCGGTTCGGCCGCTCGCAGTGCAGCGAACTTTTTGCTGCGTGATCCTCTCGATCGCTTTCTCGAGCTCGGCTTGGATCGTGCGTGAGTTGGGTTGCCACTGCCAACCACCAAAGTCCGTGCCGTCGTAGGCGATGGTGAGTTTGAAGTTGGGCATCGTGGAAGGAGTCGGGAGCTTAGGGGACAGGATTCAGGCCAAGCAGTGCTATTCTATCGTGGAAAATCAAAATTATGATCGACGCATTACAATCTTTCGCCGCGGCGAGCGAATACCGAGCGAACTGACACTTCTTTTTTGCGAGGACTGCCATGGGCTGGTGGAAAATCGACGCCCGAACCGGTCAGCCGCTTGGCAGTGGATCGCAACTGAGCACGCCCGAGGTGACGTTGCTCAACGCTGTCCCTGGCGTTGACGCTGGAACCGATGTTTCTTACTTGGGCGACGTGTCGGGAGATTTTGCCCTCGAAATGGCCCGGCAGTTGTCGGGAATCGTGAAGGGGCAGACCCTGACTGCGGCAGAGATTCGCGAGCTATTTCTGCTGGCGATTGCTCCGGCTACTTGGTCAGACGCACTTGCCGGTGAAGTCTTCCAGGCCGTTGACTTATTTTGGCGCGATGTCGACAGCGCTTACGACGACGACTGGTCGCGGCCTGCGAATGCTGCGGAGAAGCATTGGACGACGGAATACGTGGTGATGCATTGGGAGCGGTTGTCGCAATCTGCAGTTGCGAAAGAGAAGCCGAAGGCCGCGGCCAAGGTTCCGCCAATCAAATTTCCGATCGGCTCGCGAGTTTGGGCCTGGTGGAATGCGCCGCAAGATGACTATTACATCGGCACGGTGCTTGAACCCGGTTGGATCTTGCGCGACGCGGATGGCAAGTTGCAGGAAGAAGTTTTCTACATCGTGCAGTTCGACGATGGCGACGAAATGGATGTGCCGCCGGAGCGGTTATTTGCTTTGGCGTTGCCGGCAGGGTTGCAAGTGGAATTTCGGTCGGCGAGTGAGAACCGATACCTGCCGGCGAGTGTGGCTGGTGCATCCGCCGATTCGGTGACAGTGCGGACGTCGGATGGCAGAGACGTAAGTGTGCCGTTGTCGGCGCTGAGGATTGAGGGACGCTTACTCCCGAAGTAGCAAGCGAGCACTAGCCCATCTTCAAGAATTGTCCGGCGCGTGCTCGAATTGAATCGTCCGCATGATTCTGCAGTTCTAAGAGAACTGCAGTGCGTTTGGTCGCATCGTCGGCAAGACCCCGCCAAACGAAATTTAGAACTTCTCCGGATGTGATTAACCCGAATTCGTAGAGTTCCAAATATCCAGCAGGAGAAGCTTCGATCTGCAATTGAACTTCAGCAGCTTTTACGGCTGCTCGAAATTGTGATCGAAGCTCGGCCTCGCGCGGATGCATGCACTCCCCTGGTGATTACTTCCCGACGATGATCCGCAGCATGCGGCGCAGCGGTTCGGCAGCACCCCAGAGGAGCTGATCGCCGCAGGTGAAGGCCGAGAGGTAACGGCCCTTTGCGCCGGGTTCGAGTTCCAGCTTGCGGAGGCGGCCAACCGGCACATTCAGCGTGCCGCTGATCGTGGCGGGAGTCAGTTCGCGAATCGAGCGTTCGCGTTCGTTCGGCACGACCTTGGCCCATTGGTTGGCCGCGGCGAGCATTCCTTCGATTTCGTTCACCGGTGCGTCTTTGGTGAGCTTGATCGTGAGGGCCTGGCTGTGGCAACGCATCGCGCTGATGCGAACGCACAGGCCTTCGACAGGAATCACCTTCTCGCCAGTCAAACCAAGGATCTTGTTCGTTTCGGCTTGGCCCTTCCATTCTTCTTTGCTTTGACCGTTGCCGAGATCTTTGTCGATCCAAGGAATGAGGCTGCCAGCGAGCGGCACGCCGAAGTTCTTCGTGGGGTATTCGCCACTGCGGATCACTTCGCTCACTCGGCGATCAATTTCCAGAATGCTCGAAGCCGGATCGGCGAGGAGTTCTTTCACGCTGCCGCTGGCAACGGCCATTTGATTGAGGAGCTCGCGCATGTTCTGCGCACCAGCGCCCGATGCGGCTTGATACGTCATGCTGGTGATCCACTCGACCAGCCCGGCTTTGAACAAGCCCTGCAAACCCATCAGCATCAGGCTGACGGTGCAGTTGCCACCGACGTAGTTCTTCACGCCCTTCGCCATCGCGTCTTTGATGACGTGATCGTTGACGGGATCGAGAATGATGACTGCATCGTCCTTCATGCGGAGGGCCGAGGCGGCATCGATCCAGTAGCCGTTCCAGCCGGCGGCTTTTAGTTGCGGATAGATTTCGTTCGTCCAGTCGCCACCCTGGCAGGTGATGATGACGTCCATTTTCTTGAGAGCGTCGATGCTGCTGGCGCTCTGCAGCGGGCCCGTCTCTTTGCCGCCCACCTTCGGACCCGCTCCGCCCGCTGCCGACGTGCTGAAAAACACCGGCTCAACTTCGGCAAAATCCTTTTCGTCCTGCATCCGCTGCATCAGGACCGAACCTACCATACCCCGCCAACCGACCATCCCGACAACGCGTTTCACGACTGCAAACTCACTATAAAAGCGACATCTTCTCAAGGGAAAGGCAAACCATCAGCCTAGTTCACCGCAGGGAGGCTGACAATTGCAAATAGGTTCGCGCGGTTTGCCGCTTAAAGCTGGCTCGCTATCAGAATCCAACCCTGCGCCCTGGCAATCTTGCCCAACTCAGTCAAACTTTTCACAAAGCCAGTCGTTTGCCGGCGAGTGTGACTGTCGGTGGGGTAGCCGGTCGTCTCTCGCTATTGGTCGGCCAATTTCGCCGCATCGTTGGCTCTTAGCGACGCGAATCCGAGCACGAAATTCGCGGGCAGCGGAATCAGTTTCACCGGATCCATTCCGGCGGGTTCGATTTCGCCAACGACCTTCAACTTCTTAGCCGCTGCGGCTGCCGTTGTGTCCGTGACAATTGCGCATAGCTCTGCGAACAATGGCACGCCGATTTCCGGTAGTTCAACGAAATCTTCGGCTTCGAGCGGGTTCTCGCCGTTGTCGATGGCATCTTTGGGCACCGCGGAGACAACCAGGAAATCCTTTTCCACCAACTCCATGCGTTCCCAGCGAAAGAGCTTCAGCCACTTGCTGTCACCGGCAGCGTAAGCAACAAAGGCGGCAATCACGGTGGCGAGCTCATGAGGTGAGTCGGCCGCATCGTAGTGCTCGTCGGTCGAGTTGACTTGATACTCAACAATCCAACCCTGCTTCGGATCATTCAGCGTCTGGATGTAATTCAACTCGTCAGCGAACAGGATCGCGAATTGATCAGCTTCGAGCGCCGCAAGTTCCTTTCGGATCACCTCGCCGATGGGTTGCGAATCGTTCGTTCGTGGCAGATGTTTAGGTCCATGCTTCCCGCCTGCAGCTAGTGGGAAAAATTTGCTTGGTCGACACCTTACAATATTTCTGCTGCGACGGCGAATTGACTGTTTAGTGTTTTTCACCCCTTCAACCGAAAGACTCTTGCCCGCATGAACCAAGTCTCTGCCAAGCCCACTCCGATCTACATCGGCCCCAGCAACACGCACTCCGTCGCCGTCGGCTATCTTTGCTGGCTGTTTGGTTTTCTCGGCATGCACCGCTTCTATTACGGCAAGCGGTGGACGGGCACGCTCTGGTTTTTCACGCTAGGGTTGCTCGGGGTCGGTTGGCTCATCGACCTGTTTCTGATTCCTTCGATGGATCGTCAGGCCGACCGCAAATACGTCGAAGGGCCGCTCGATTACAACGTGGCCTGGTTGCTGCTGGTATTTTTCGGCGCGCTGGGCATTCATCGCTTCTACATGGGCAAATGGCTGACGGGCCTGCTGTGGATGTGCACCGGCGGCTTGCTCCTCGTCGGCTGGCTGTACGACCTGTGGACGCTGAATGAGCAAGTGAGTAAGCGGAATGGGGAGATGGTGCGATAGCGCGCAATTTCCTCGTTGTCGAAAATTAAATGTCGATTTCATCGTGTGACAACAGCGGTTGGCCCGGCCTCGAATACGGAGTAGGCGGACCTCGTCTTCGGCAAGCATGAACGCTGTCGAGGCCAGTGACGGAATGGGCCAACAATTTGGAGCAACCTGCCCCCTTTCATACCCCCAGAATATAACAGGTGATGCAAAAAGTTATTTCATTCACAAGTCATTATCAGGCCAGACTTAAGAACAAAAACTGGCTGCAATATCGGGTCTCCAATATCACACTTTATCACCATCAAACGGCGCGGTCGCAACGGAGTTTGAACAGGTGGACCTACCGGCCAGCCAGATAAAGACACACCAGCGCGGACAACTTAGGTCCGGCATCAATCGCTGTAAATCGCAACGAACGAGTTCGCTTTCGGGAGCTAACGCGTAGCGAGTTGGGTTGTCCAGGACGTTGTTAGCTGCATTCTGAAACACGTCGAACCAAGGGTCTGCGCCACTCGGCCATTTGATTGCTCGCTGGGTGACGCAACCGATTTTTAGCATCCAGATCGCTTCTGGGGCAAAGAAGTTTGGCCGGCCGATCTACCTCCCCGTGATTCGCCATGTCTGCAAATCCAACTCCGCTACCAAGTCGAACTTGTCAATTTGCGCTGCGAGGTCGATGTCGTTTTCGTGGCCAATCTCGATCAGGTTGCGGCCGCCGCGCGAGGCGCGAAGGGCCTGGCTGAGGATGGAAGAGCCGGTCATTTGACCGATGGCGGAACGCCAGGCATCGGCGGCGATGTCGGCCTGATCGTTGGTTTTCAACGGAAGATCGGTTGCGCGGGAGAGGTCGTCGACAATCGCACCGGCGAGCAGGGTATCTTCGCGCGTCACGTGGCCGTCGGTTCCGGCGCAGACGATTTCAATTTCGTGTTCGCTCGCCAATTCTCGGCAAACGGCAGAGAGATTGACGAAGGCCGCGACCAGCACGCGCTTCGCTAGTTTGCAACGCATCATCGCCCGCGTGCCGTTGGTGGTGGTGAAAATCACCGAGCGATCGCGCACGGTGCGGGCGTCATACTCGGCAGGCGAATTGCCGAGCTGAAACCCTTCGATCTTCAACCCGCTCCTTTCACCACCGAGGAGCGGGTTTTCGGCGGCGGCCGCTTTTGCGCGGGCGTCGGCGATTTCCAGACACGGCAGAACTTCGCGCGCGCCGGAATCAAGCGCGGTTACGATCGTCGTTGTCGCACGGAGCACATCAATGACGACGGCTGTTTTGCCGGCCAGTTGCTGCGGCTCGACGAGATCAGGAAGTAGATGGACAGAAACGGAGCGAACGTTGACAGGCATAAGTGCTACGCTTGGGCGGTGACAGCTGGGTTGGTCGGCCCCACAATGACAGGGAGCCGTGCTGGATGAATCGTAGCCGTTAACTCGCTCGCGCTAAACTCCTGTCCGTCGACAGCCCAGGCCATTGTTTTCTCCGAGCGGACTGTCAGTCGTCGGACGCGGCGTGCGACGATCAGCTCGTGCTCGCGCGGATCACCGACCACGTAAGTGAGCGCCAGCTGTGCAAGTTGCACTGCGGTTCCCTCGAGAACCACCACTACATCGAGCCAGCCGTCGTTGAGAAGTGCATTGGGCGCGACGGGCAAGCCTGCACCGGCACAGCGGCCATTGGCTACGAAAAGATTGAGCGCGTTGACCTGGAGCGGCGGCCCGTCATCGAACTGCAATTCAAGCGGAAAGACCTCGAGGTTCTGAAGTACTCCGAAGGCACCGCGAAGAAAGCAGAAGGCGCCCCACTGCTGCTTCACTTCGTCGGTGAGTTGCCGGGTGTATTCACCTGTGTTGCCGCCAGCGAGCATGTTCACGCCGAACCGCGACAGGTCTGGATTTCCTTGCAGCTCAAAAACGTCGAGCGTCGCCGGTGAATCTGTAATCGCGCTGCTCATGACTTCGACAGGCGACAACGGCAGACCGAGCGAGCGCGCGTAATCGTTGCCGGTTCCGGATGGCAGAACGGCCAGCGTTACATCAGGACGATTCGCCCGGAGGATCGCATCGGCAACGACGTTGATCACGCCATCGCCGCCGGCTGCAGCGATTCGGCGGGCGCCTTGCTCAATCAACTGCTTCGTGAGTTGCGCCGAATGCTCTTCTGAATCGGTGACATGCACGCACACTTGCTCGCCGTGCTCACTCTTGATTTGTGCAAGCGAGGCGGCGTTGCGTTCTTGGGGGCCGGCTTTAGGGTTCCACAGGATCTGCAGTTTGTCGACGGATTGAGTCATCTGCTTCCGTGCTCCGGGATTGACGAAATCAGCGCCCGCATCCTGCAAAGGCCGTGCCGCTTACATGCCAGTGGCGTTGACCAGCGGTCGGGCTTCGGCGGCAGGTTCCTTCGCATCAAGGAAAATGTCCATCTGCTGACCGACGAACAGCGTTTGCTCCGACTTGCCGATTTCGTAGATCACTTGCAACACGCGCGTATCGACTCGCTCGGTGTTATCGCCAGTGAGTGACCGCTTGGGAACCACGTAGGGTTCGACGCGAACAAACTGCAGCGGGATGGCTTTCGCGTTGTTGCCGCGGGCATAAGCTTGGGCCGGCATGCCCGAGGAGAAACGCGGGATATCCTGTTCATCGATCTCGACTCGCACACGCAGTCGCGTGAGATCGCCGAGGACGATCAACGATTTATCGGGCGGGGCAGAAACGTATTCGCCGGGACGAATGCTGACCTGCAGAATCTGGCCATCGACCGGAGCTCGCACGAGGCAGCGATCGATTTCGGTCTGCGTGATCGCGAGCTGAGCCTTGGCTTGTTCGATGGCAGCGCGCGCGATTTGCTTGTCGGGTTCCCAGGCGCCGGCTTTGAGCTCGGCCAGTTCGGCGGCGGCAGTCATCGCTTGAGCTTGCGCTTCGTCGTACTGGCTGACCTTTGTGCGATACTCCTCTTCTTGCACGGCGTTCGCGGCATAGAGCTTCTTCGCGCGGTTCGCCTGGTCAAGCCACAGCCGCGCCTTGGCTTCAGCAGCTTGCACGCGAGCTTCGGCGGGTGGCAGATCTTCTTTGCGCGGCATGGCCGCGAGCTTGGCAAGTTGCGACTCGGCTGCTTGCAGACTGGCCTGTTGCCAGGCGTATTGTGCCTTGAGCTGACGATCGTCAACGCGGAAGAGAGGAGTTCCCTTCGTCACTTGCTGACCGACTTTATCGGACGGAATGAAGACATCAAGCAATACGCCGGACAGTGGCGAACCGATCGAAATGTTTTCCGACTGCGGCTCGACCAGGCCCGAGGCGGCAATCGAATTGCCGTACGGATTGCGGGCCGGTGTGTGCGGCGGTTTGGTTTTCGGCAGTTGCTGCTCGGCGCTGATGATATGAATCATGCCGAAGACCAGCATCGACAGCGCAATGACGGGAACGATGATCAGGATGAATTTGCGAGTCATGATTTTCTCCCTTGTCGCCTTTCGGTCCGCGAAAGGCGGCTATCTAGCCACTAACGCCGGCGGTTTCGAGCCGGCCTTCGGGTTGTTTGCCAACTTCAATTTTCTCGACGCGGCCATCCACCATTTGCACAATGCGATCGCCGTAGCGATAGACGCGGCTGTCGTGTGTGACGACCACCACCGCGCGATCGGGCTGCACGGCTACTCGTGTGATCAGTTGCATGACGGTTTGCCCCGATTGTGCATCGAGAGCCGCCGTTGGTTCATCGCACACAAGCAAGCGAGGCTGATGAATCAGCGCTCGCGCGATGGCGACACGCTGTTGCTGCCCGCCGGAGAGTTGCGAAGGAAGGGCCGCTGCGCGGCTCGCCAGGCCGACTTCATCGAGCACCTCGTTCGCTCGCTTGATTGCCGTGTGACGATATTCGCCGTTGATGATCAACGGCACGGCGGCGTTCTCCGCGGCGCTTAGCGCCGGGAGCAAATTGTATTGCTGAAACACAAAGCCGATGTTCTTCGCGCGGAAGTTCACCAATCGACCACCGCGCAGGTCTTTCAGATTCTGGCCCAGCAGCGAAACTTCGCCGTCGCTTGGGTTGAGCAAGCCGGCGATGATCGAAATCAACGTCGTTTTGCCGCAGCCCGACGGCCCGACGAGCAGCGTCATCTCGCCGTAGTTCACCTGCAGGTCAACTCCGCGGAGCGCGAACACGCGAGTATCTCCGGTGCCGAATTCCTTCGTCACGCGGCGGCAGTTTACAGCGACGTTGTCTGCGTTCGACATACTAACCTCGAAACACCACAGCAGGTTCCAGTACGAGCACCTTCGTCATCGCCACGAGGCTCGTCAGCACAATGATCAGCAGCACGGCCACACCGCAGCCGCCGGCGGCGAGCGGCGTGAGATTCAAGCCGGCGAGATGCGTAACGCCGCTCGTCGATACAAAAAATGCCGCCGTCAAACCAATTCCAATGCCATAACCGAGCAGGCCGACGACAATCGCTTGTAGCAGGATCATGCCGATCAAACGAAAGTTGCTCACGCCCATGGCTTTGAGTGCGCCGAACTGCCGGAGATTTTCAATCGTGAACAGATAAAACGTCTGGCCGGTGATCGCAGCGCCGACAATAAAACCGAGCGTGATCGTGATGCCGAAGTTCACCGGAATGCCGGTGGAACCGAGGAAGTAAAACACGGTCTTCCAAAAGAACTGATCCTGCGTCAAAGCCATCAAGCCGGTTTGGCGTTCGATCCGCTTACAGACTTCCTCCGGATTCTGCGACGGCTCGTGCTGCACCAGCACAAAGCTCATCAAGTTGCGCCGATGTGGCACGAACTCCACGGCCTGGCTGTAGCGCGAGTAAAGCACCGGCAACGTCACAAACGGCGGCGAGGCCTTGCACACACCAACGAGGACTGCGCGGCGGTCGTTCAGTTCAAACGACCGGCCGATTTTGTATTCCTCGCCGGGCCACATGTATTCGTAGCCAGCTTTGTCGATGATCACGGCATCGGGCTGCCGCAGGTCATCGAGCTTGCCGACAATCATCTGCTGCGGCGCGGCCACCATCGTTTCATCATCAACACCGTAAAGCAGCAAGTTGCGAAAATTGCCGTCTTCGAGTCGGGCCCGATTCTGACCGTAGTACAACCGCACGGCCCACTCGACCCCTTCGACG is drawn from Anatilimnocola floriformis and contains these coding sequences:
- a CDS encoding NIPSNAP family protein, which codes for MFRLPSTFLAGLVLLGLGVVSTLSATAQEKAVAARVYELRTYTTHPGRLPALNKRFADHTMKLFEKHGMKNEMYWVPTDPKLADNTLIYIISHESEEAAKKSWDAFRADPDWVKARDASEADGKIVLKVESVFMKKTDYSK
- a CDS encoding diacylglycerol/lipid kinase family protein produces the protein MTQSVDKLQILWNPKAGPQERNAASLAQIKSEHGEQVCVHVTDSEEHSAQLTKQLIEQGARRIAAAGGDGVINVVADAILRANRPDVTLAVLPSGTGNDYARSLGLPLSPVEVMSSAITDSPATLDVFELQGNPDLSRFGVNMLAGGNTGEYTRQLTDEVKQQWGAFCFLRGAFGVLQNLEVFPLELQFDDGPPLQVNALNLFVANGRCAGAGLPVAPNALLNDGWLDVVVVLEGTAVQLAQLALTYVVGDPREHELIVARRVRRLTVRSEKTMAWAVDGQEFSASELTATIHPARLPVIVGPTNPAVTAQA
- a CDS encoding glycosyltransferase family 4 protein, producing MRVAHIITRMIVGGAQENTLFNCRDLIELYGDDVLLITGPSLGPEGDLLQQQHSNVPVKEIPSLCRAIDPRRDWASYFSIRRVLAEFQPDVVHTHSAKAGILGRLAAWSLKVPAIVHTVHGAPFYPYQPWLTRTFYRACEKFAAARCHALISVADAMTDQLVAAGVAPREKFTTISSGMDVEPFLKANETRPQVRHELGFADEDIVVGKIARLFELKGHNDVIAAAKTVVAANPRVKFVFIGDGVLRKSLEEQITAANLQRHFVFTGLVPPTTIPRYVGAMDLLVHASLREGLARALPQALIAGKPVVSYDVDGAREVTLPETGFLVKPRDVAGLAQSIIALAGDAELRTKLGRAGQGRFADQFRHETMTRQIRELYWRVLAK
- the truA gene encoding tRNA pseudouridine(38-40) synthase TruA, whose protein sequence is MPNFKLTIAYDGTDFGGWQWQPNSRTIQAELEKAIERITQQKVRCTASGRTDAGVHALGQVVSVKIDTQLSCEVLRKGINAELPDDIIVCQMQHAPDDFHAIRDAARKRYRYVVQDGRLRDIFARGFVWHVRQALDDAVMAEAAKSLVGTHDFKSYQSTGSMRLTTERTIYDLLVERREAELTSRVVIEVEANGFLYNMVRNIVGTLVQIGKGLAPISFTAEALAARDRRAAGMTAPPQGLFLIGVEYDGADDPNVVHPTHTPEELAAAEQLDE
- a CDS encoding 2-phosphosulfolactate phosphatase, translating into MPVNVRSVSVHLLPDLVEPQQLAGKTAVVIDVLRATTTIVTALDSGAREVLPCLEIADARAKAAAAENPLLGGERSGLKIEGFQLGNSPAEYDARTVRDRSVIFTTTNGTRAMMRCKLAKRVLVAAFVNLSAVCRELASEHEIEIVCAGTDGHVTREDTLLAGAIVDDLSRATDLPLKTNDQADIAADAWRSAIGQMTGSSILSQALRASRGGRNLIEIGHENDIDLAAQIDKFDLVAELDLQTWRITGR
- a CDS encoding double zinc ribbon domain-containing protein encodes the protein MNTFAWLQTRLTDAAITAGGLLFPPACLLCGAEVAEIRGPLICPTCCDQLKPRQASFCPKCALPYPDLPNPTGDCAECRANKPHFDAAKTLGLYQFGTRQAVLQIKHAAFEPLTMQLGKLLAEKLRSESFDPAPDIIAPVPMHWIKRLWRGTSPAENLAQTIARELRLPCISDLIRCKRFNAKQSHLPAGQRWDNVRNAYAIGWGFDIKGANVLLVDDVITTGATCSAIARELKRAGAASVYAAAVARTTFV
- a CDS encoding HlyD family secretion protein, coding for MTRKFILIIVPVIALSMLVFGMIHIISAEQQLPKTKPPHTPARNPYGNSIAASGLVEPQSENISIGSPLSGVLLDVFIPSDKVGQQVTKGTPLFRVDDRQLKAQYAWQQASLQAAESQLAKLAAMPRKEDLPPAEARVQAAEAKARLWLDQANRAKKLYAANAVQEEEYRTKVSQYDEAQAQAMTAAAELAELKAGAWEPDKQIARAAIEQAKAQLAITQTEIDRCLVRAPVDGQILQVSIRPGEYVSAPPDKSLIVLGDLTRLRVRVEIDEQDIPRFSSGMPAQAYARGNNAKAIPLQFVRVEPYVVPKRSLTGDNTERVDTRVLQVIYEIGKSEQTLFVGQQMDIFLDAKEPAAEARPLVNATGM
- a CDS encoding ABC transporter ATP-binding protein, with product MSNADNVAVNCRRVTKEFGTGDTRVFALRGVDLQVNYGEMTLLVGPSGCGKTTLISIIAGLLNPSDGEVSLLGQNLKDLRGGRLVNFRAKNIGFVFQQYNLLPALSAAENAAVPLIINGEYRHTAIKRANEVLDEVGLASRAAALPSQLSGGQQQRVAIARALIHQPRLLVCDEPTAALDAQSGQTVMQLITRVAVQPDRAVVVVTHDSRVYRYGDRIVQMVDGRVEKIEVGKQPEGRLETAGVSG
- the asd gene encoding aspartate-semialdehyde dehydrogenase; translated protein: MKRVVGMVGWRGMVGSVLMQRMQDEKDFAEVEPVFFSTSAAGGAGPKVGGKETGPLQSASSIDALKKMDVIITCQGGDWTNEIYPQLKAAGWNGYWIDAASALRMKDDAVIILDPVNDHVIKDAMAKGVKNYVGGNCTVSLMLMGLQGLFKAGLVEWITSMTYQAASGAGAQNMRELLNQMAVASGSVKELLADPASSILEIDRRVSEVIRSGEYPTKNFGVPLAGSLIPWIDKDLGNGQSKEEWKGQAETNKILGLTGEKVIPVEGLCVRISAMRCHSQALTIKLTKDAPVNEIEGMLAAANQWAKVVPNERERSIRELTPATISGTLNVPVGRLRKLELEPGAKGRYLSAFTCGDQLLWGAAEPLRRMLRIIVGK
- a CDS encoding NINE protein, which translates into the protein MNQVSAKPTPIYIGPSNTHSVAVGYLCWLFGFLGMHRFYYGKRWTGTLWFFTLGLLGVGWLIDLFLIPSMDRQADRKYVEGPLDYNVAWLLLVFFGALGIHRFYMGKWLTGLLWMCTGGLLLVGWLYDLWTLNEQVSKRNGEMVR
- a CDS encoding ABC transporter permease, whose amino-acid sequence is MNWIALRMLMGDRAKYFGLIFGVAFATLLMSQQVSIFMGIIRRTASQITDVRDCSIWVMDEKARYIDEVPALPDTDVYRVRGVEGVEWAVRLYYGQNRARLEDGNFRNLLLYGVDDETMVAAPQQMIVGKLDDLRQPDAVIIDKAGYEYMWPGEEYKIGRSFELNDRRAVLVGVCKASPPFVTLPVLYSRYSQAVEFVPHRRNLMSFVLVQHEPSQNPEEVCKRIERQTGLMALTQDQFFWKTVFYFLGSTGIPVNFGITITLGFIVGAAITGQTFYLFTIENLRQFGALKAMGVSNFRLIGMILLQAIVVGLLGYGIGIGLTAAFFVSTSGVTHLAGLNLTPLAAGGCGVAVLLIIVLTSLVAMTKVLVLEPAVVFRG